A single region of the Chitinophaga niabensis genome encodes:
- a CDS encoding LacI family DNA-binding transcriptional regulator: MEKKNYTSQDVADMAGVSQSTVSRVFAGNTNVSAKKRKKILEVAEKLDYQPNAIARGLITNKTKMVGIVIKYFHNPFYSEVLSAFYNRLSSLGYHLIFINSDNDEIQASEINLLIDYKVEGVIITDAILSSSAAKKLSRNNTTVVLFNRYIKDSESKAVYCDNYFAGRQLATYLVEMGHKSIAFISGPFNTSTTIDRKQGFEEVLAERGLPPLHVESGIYTYESGFKAAQALVAMKEKVDCIFCANDITALGAIEAIREMGLSIPEDISVVGFDDINMANWPSYSLTTWKQPIDEMVDNAVKLLLGEETNQENVVKLKGNLVIRKSVKAKK; the protein is encoded by the coding sequence TTGGAGAAGAAAAATTATACATCACAGGATGTAGCAGATATGGCAGGGGTTTCCCAGTCTACTGTTTCAAGGGTTTTTGCCGGAAATACGAATGTTTCTGCCAAGAAGAGGAAAAAGATCCTCGAAGTGGCGGAGAAGCTGGATTATCAGCCTAATGCTATCGCCAGGGGCCTGATAACCAATAAAACGAAGATGGTGGGTATTGTGATCAAGTATTTTCATAATCCTTTTTACTCTGAGGTACTTTCTGCATTTTATAACAGGTTATCCTCATTAGGCTATCACCTTATTTTTATCAATTCAGATAACGATGAGATCCAGGCCAGCGAGATCAACCTGTTGATTGACTATAAGGTAGAAGGAGTGATCATCACCGATGCTATCCTCTCATCTTCCGCAGCCAAAAAACTATCGCGTAATAATACCACCGTTGTACTGTTCAACCGCTATATCAAAGACTCTGAGTCTAAAGCGGTGTACTGTGATAACTACTTTGCAGGCCGGCAGCTGGCCACCTATCTTGTAGAAATGGGGCATAAGTCGATCGCGTTTATATCAGGACCATTCAATACCTCTACCACAATAGACAGGAAACAAGGCTTCGAAGAAGTGCTGGCAGAAAGAGGGCTTCCTCCCTTACACGTTGAAAGCGGAATATATACATATGAGAGCGGGTTTAAAGCCGCCCAGGCTTTAGTGGCCATGAAAGAAAAGGTGGATTGCATCTTCTGTGCAAATGACATTACGGCCCTTGGTGCCATAGAAGCGATCCGGGAAATGGGATTAAGCATACCCGAAGACATTTCTGTTGTTGGATTCGACGATATCAATATGGCAAACTGGCCATCCTATTCCTTAACCACCTGGAAGCAGCCGATAGATGAAATGGTGGACAATGCCGTAAAACTATTATTGGGAGAAGAAACAAACCAGGAGAATGTAGTGAAACTAAAAGGGAACCTTGTGATCAGAAAATCAGTTAAGGCAAAGAAATGA
- a CDS encoding RagB/SusD family nutrient uptake outer membrane protein — MKSIITLVLITLLLITPSCMKDYLNKTPDEDLTVDKVFTNPAFAEQYLANIYWHLPKEIAFVDNPGAGNPPNNPFTAASDEMELSYENNFAQVMNTGNWNPTTYTQDIWSQCYIAIRKANIFLENIDKLQPSELATAERISHWKGEALFLRAFYHFCLIRVYGPAPIVDKTIPLDNDFKATRRQPIDKCVDFIVSECDKAAALLQPRITAENDYGRPSKAAAAALKARVLLYMASPLWNGNPEYAALKDKEGMRLFPDAQPARWQTAATAAKACIDLAESAGFKLYKSATNDPVKNYQEVFYVNFNDEVFFTSNDPGYNNIDAYSEPRGMPGAFWPLQTPSQDIVDDYEMANGLRPILGYNADMTPIINPASGYSENAQAATATNYYYAGTRTMYVDREPRFYASINFTGAKYKTTPPQSRTTPLQFWKGGLDGRPVASGENFSRTGYLLKKLTQPAFVMQPKADPPRVWIFFRLGEQYLNYAEALNEAQGPVADVYKYLNLIRERSGLPGLPSGLSQGDMRERIRHERRIELAFETHRYFDTHRWLTAEGIDNKNIYGLDVLTSGYTIASDAFYKRTAIEKRVFQKKHYLWPIQQREIEKNPNLVQNPGW; from the coding sequence ATGAAATCTATTATAACGCTGGTGCTCATTACGCTGCTTTTAATAACACCGTCCTGTATGAAGGACTACCTGAATAAAACACCGGATGAAGATCTGACGGTTGATAAGGTATTTACCAACCCTGCTTTTGCAGAGCAATACCTGGCCAATATTTACTGGCATCTGCCAAAGGAGATCGCTTTTGTGGATAATCCGGGAGCAGGTAATCCGCCCAATAATCCGTTTACAGCAGCATCCGATGAAATGGAGCTGAGTTACGAAAACAACTTCGCACAGGTGATGAATACAGGCAACTGGAATCCCACTACTTACACACAGGATATCTGGTCACAATGTTACATCGCTATCAGAAAAGCGAACATCTTCCTGGAGAACATCGACAAGCTGCAACCTTCAGAACTGGCCACTGCTGAACGGATCAGCCATTGGAAAGGGGAAGCGCTTTTTCTACGGGCTTTCTATCACTTCTGCCTGATCAGGGTATATGGACCGGCGCCGATCGTAGACAAAACCATTCCGCTGGACAATGACTTCAAAGCTACGAGGCGCCAGCCTATTGATAAATGTGTTGATTTTATTGTGAGTGAATGTGATAAAGCGGCTGCATTATTACAGCCGAGGATCACAGCAGAGAATGATTATGGCAGGCCGTCGAAGGCAGCCGCAGCAGCCCTGAAAGCAAGAGTGCTTTTGTATATGGCCAGTCCCTTGTGGAATGGTAACCCAGAGTATGCAGCCCTGAAAGATAAAGAAGGGATGCGCTTATTTCCGGATGCACAACCTGCCAGGTGGCAAACCGCTGCTACAGCTGCAAAAGCCTGTATAGATCTGGCGGAATCCGCAGGATTTAAACTATACAAATCTGCTACCAACGATCCTGTAAAGAACTATCAGGAAGTATTTTATGTTAACTTTAATGACGAGGTATTTTTTACCAGCAATGATCCCGGCTATAATAATATTGATGCATACAGCGAGCCAAGAGGTATGCCGGGTGCCTTCTGGCCATTGCAAACACCTTCCCAGGATATTGTAGATGATTATGAGATGGCGAATGGCCTGCGTCCCATTCTTGGATATAATGCAGATATGACGCCCATTATTAACCCGGCTTCAGGATATAGTGAAAACGCACAGGCTGCTACAGCAACTAATTATTATTATGCCGGTACACGCACGATGTATGTAGACAGGGAACCACGTTTTTATGCAAGCATCAATTTTACCGGCGCAAAATATAAAACAACACCTCCGCAAAGCAGAACTACGCCATTGCAGTTTTGGAAAGGAGGTCTGGATGGCCGCCCCGTTGCAAGTGGTGAAAATTTCAGCAGAACGGGGTATCTTCTGAAGAAACTTACACAGCCGGCTTTTGTGATGCAACCCAAGGCAGACCCTCCAAGGGTTTGGATCTTCTTCAGGCTGGGTGAACAATACCTGAATTATGCGGAGGCACTGAATGAAGCACAAGGCCCTGTTGCGGATGTTTATAAATACCTGAACCTGATCAGGGAACGCAGCGGCCTGCCTGGTTTACCATCAGGATTGTCGCAGGGGGACATGAGAGAAAGGATCCGCCACGAACGCAGGATAGAACTGGCTTTTGAAACACATCGTTATTTTGATACACACCGCTGGCTAACCGCAGAAGGCATTGATAACAAAAACATCTACGGCCTCGATGTGTTGACCTCAGGATATACCATAGCCAGCGATGCATTTTATAAAAGAACAGCAATAGAAAAAAGGGTTTTTCAGAAGAAACATTACTTATGGCCGATCCAGCAGCGGGAAATTGAAAAGAACCCGAACCTGGTGCAAAACCCCGGCTGGTAG
- a CDS encoding SusC/RagA family TonB-linked outer membrane protein, giving the protein MQLFTSSMFTDRLFGKCLLLMLLCYCISPLSTKATITPLSFVVSGTVTNEKDEVLPGSSVRIKGSAKGVTTDMNGKFMIEVQREEDSLIVSFVGYKNTTILVGSQRTVIVKLLPDEESQKLNEVQVVGFGTQRKSTMVGAVSTVSVKEIQKVATPSLTNAIGGKLAGVITRQTSGEPGYDAAKIFIRGLVSQSGTNKPLIIVDGAERELQDYWTTMNIQEIESFSVLKDASATAVYGNRGANGVVLITTRKGTVGKPTVTLRSEMAAVIPMRIEDNIDGFEYASLHNEALANVGLPPKYSPQELQKYKDGSDPYLYPNVNWYDVVLKRRTRQLMNNLGVSGGSEAVRYYVNLGYTIQEGIYNEDPANAYKTNAALKRYNFRSNVDIKLRKNLTLELGLSGIISGANFPGRDAGGIFTSLKLTAPNAYPIKNPNGSQPGAFGDLALNPYAVVTQTGYTKQFYNTLVSNLGVKWDLSSVTPGLSVRGLTAFDVVDITQNVRQKSPATFFYTKDPVTGVESYRPIASESALGFYNLNETYRTIYGQVSANYDRSFGNHNVTGLLAAERREYVNVNTTSSIANLPERRQGLVGRFTYNYDFRYLFEVSAGYNGSENFPKGRQYGLFPSVGVGWLISNENFWNKNVVSTLKIRGNYGVVGNDRIGGARFLFLSTYNKSAGGYTFGLNQNINPGGKSEARIGNENVTWETAYKSDVGLDLELFQGKVTLTADVFHERREGQLLERKIFPIYTGYPSGSIPYGNVGISTNKGIDGSIQIRNTTKSGFYYSFNGTFTYAKNVIIENDAPKALYPYQDLRGSAIGSNLGYRALGFFQDQRDIDNSPTQTDLQSIIRPGDIKYEDINKDGRINDADRVIIGSYGSEPQIMFGFGATAGWKGFDATIFFTGAARRDFFFTQGWTAWAFSGTIGSYNVMQQVYDKRWVAGADNSNAEFPAVRAGSTNNYIGSTLWQRSGDYLRIKNAEIGYTIPVNITHKATLKSIRVFVQGTNLATWDHIKVIDPESNFGTGNYPVTQNFNFGLEVNF; this is encoded by the coding sequence ATGCAATTGTTTACAAGTTCCATGTTTACCGATCGTCTGTTCGGAAAATGTTTATTGCTGATGCTGTTATGTTATTGCATCAGTCCACTTTCAACCAAAGCCACCATTACGCCTCTTTCTTTTGTTGTTTCCGGAACGGTCACCAATGAAAAGGATGAAGTGTTACCCGGATCATCGGTACGTATTAAAGGATCCGCAAAAGGTGTTACTACAGACATGAATGGAAAATTCATGATCGAAGTACAAAGGGAAGAAGATTCCCTGATCGTTAGCTTTGTTGGCTATAAGAACACTACCATTCTTGTGGGTAGCCAAAGGACCGTGATCGTTAAATTACTGCCGGATGAAGAAAGCCAGAAATTAAATGAAGTACAGGTAGTGGGTTTCGGAACGCAAAGGAAAAGCACCATGGTAGGTGCGGTATCCACTGTTTCCGTGAAAGAGATCCAGAAGGTGGCCACACCCTCCCTTACCAATGCTATTGGTGGTAAACTAGCTGGTGTGATCACCCGCCAGACTTCCGGCGAGCCGGGATATGATGCTGCCAAGATCTTTATCCGTGGCCTGGTTTCACAAAGTGGTACCAACAAACCACTGATCATTGTGGATGGGGCGGAACGTGAATTGCAGGATTACTGGACCACCATGAACATCCAGGAAATTGAAAGCTTTTCTGTATTAAAAGATGCTTCCGCTACAGCCGTATATGGTAACAGGGGAGCCAATGGTGTGGTATTGATCACTACCCGCAAAGGTACTGTGGGCAAACCCACCGTCACCCTGCGTTCAGAAATGGCTGCGGTGATACCGATGCGTATAGAAGATAACATCGATGGCTTTGAATATGCATCATTGCATAATGAAGCATTGGCGAATGTTGGGCTGCCGCCTAAATATTCTCCGCAGGAACTGCAAAAGTACAAGGATGGATCTGATCCTTATCTATACCCCAATGTTAACTGGTACGATGTTGTGTTGAAAAGGCGTACCCGCCAGCTCATGAATAACCTGGGTGTATCCGGAGGTTCAGAGGCTGTGAGATATTATGTGAACCTGGGGTATACTATCCAGGAAGGTATCTATAATGAAGATCCCGCAAATGCCTACAAAACAAACGCTGCTCTTAAACGATATAACTTCAGATCCAACGTAGATATAAAACTGCGCAAGAACCTTACCCTGGAATTAGGGCTGTCTGGTATCATATCCGGTGCTAATTTCCCCGGTCGTGATGCCGGCGGTATTTTCACTTCGCTGAAACTTACAGCACCCAATGCTTACCCTATCAAAAACCCCAATGGCAGCCAACCCGGTGCATTCGGCGACCTGGCATTGAACCCCTACGCTGTTGTTACGCAAACAGGCTATACAAAACAGTTCTACAATACACTGGTAAGCAACCTGGGTGTTAAATGGGACCTCTCGTCTGTAACGCCGGGATTGTCTGTACGGGGCCTCACTGCTTTTGATGTGGTGGATATTACACAGAACGTAAGGCAGAAAAGCCCGGCTACTTTCTTTTATACAAAGGACCCTGTTACCGGTGTTGAATCATACAGACCCATTGCATCAGAATCTGCACTGGGTTTCTATAACCTGAACGAAACTTACAGGACCATCTATGGGCAGGTTTCTGCTAATTACGACCGCTCTTTTGGAAACCATAATGTAACCGGGTTATTAGCTGCGGAAAGAAGGGAGTACGTGAATGTGAACACCACCAGTTCCATCGCTAACTTACCTGAACGCCGCCAGGGGTTGGTAGGCCGCTTTACTTACAATTACGATTTCCGTTACCTCTTTGAAGTGAGCGCGGGGTATAACGGATCGGAGAATTTCCCTAAAGGCAGACAATATGGATTGTTCCCTTCAGTGGGTGTTGGCTGGTTGATCTCCAATGAAAACTTCTGGAACAAGAATGTGGTGAGCACATTGAAAATAAGAGGTAACTACGGCGTAGTGGGCAACGACAGGATCGGGGGAGCAAGGTTCCTTTTCCTTTCAACCTATAATAAATCTGCCGGTGGTTATACATTCGGCCTGAACCAGAATATTAATCCCGGTGGTAAAAGTGAAGCCCGCATCGGCAACGAGAATGTGACCTGGGAAACAGCTTACAAATCAGATGTGGGGCTTGATCTTGAATTGTTCCAGGGCAAAGTGACGCTTACTGCAGATGTATTCCATGAACGCAGGGAAGGCCAGTTGCTGGAACGGAAGATCTTCCCGATCTATACCGGTTACCCTTCCGGATCTATTCCTTATGGCAACGTAGGTATCTCTACTAATAAAGGAATAGATGGAAGTATCCAGATCAGGAACACTACCAAAAGCGGTTTCTATTATTCTTTCAACGGCACCTTCACCTATGCTAAGAATGTGATCATTGAGAACGATGCGCCCAAAGCTTTGTACCCCTACCAGGACCTTAGAGGAAGCGCCATTGGATCCAACCTGGGTTACAGGGCATTGGGTTTCTTTCAGGACCAGCGGGATATAGATAACAGTCCTACTCAAACAGACCTTCAATCCATCATCCGCCCGGGAGATATTAAATATGAAGATATCAACAAAGATGGCAGGATCAATGATGCAGACCGTGTGATCATTGGCAGTTATGGTTCAGAACCGCAGATCATGTTTGGCTTTGGTGCCACAGCAGGATGGAAAGGTTTTGATGCAACGATCTTTTTCACCGGCGCAGCCAGAAGGGATTTCTTCTTCACACAAGGCTGGACGGCCTGGGCTTTCTCGGGAACGATCGGAAGTTATAATGTAATGCAGCAGGTATATGATAAACGCTGGGTTGCAGGGGCTGATAATTCAAATGCTGAATTCCCTGCTGTAAGGGCCGGTAGTACCAATAACTATATTGGTTCCACCCTCTGGCAGCGCAGTGGCGATTACCTGCGGATCAAGAATGCGGAGATAGGATATACGATCCCTGTGAACATCACACACAAAGCCACGCTTAAAAGCATCAGGGTGTTTGTGCAGGGTACCAACCTGGCTACCTGGGATCATATAAAAGTGATCGATCCTGAATCCAATTTTGGAACGGGTAACTACCCTGTTACACAGAACTTCAATTTTGGATTAGAAGTTAATTTTTAG
- a CDS encoding glycoside hydrolase family 172 protein — protein MIRTLYGTLLLLLFCGIVQAQELYDLPAGAESRWISLENITGAKGKGGMENKGAKGHASEWLKAGESKVMMDYEGAGVINRIWLTIIDRSPAALRSMYIEMYWDGATKPAVSVPLGDFFGIGLGRRTAFQSALFSDPEGKSFNCNIPMPFKKHAKIVLVNASKVNQLLFYDINLTRLKKHPKEIAYFHAWWSTNANSSKLGEDFEILPRIKGKGRFLGTNLSIIADKIYGDTWFGEGEVKAYLDGDKEYPTLAGTGTEDYIGSAWNLGAFSHLYQGAPIVDKAKKQFAFYRYHIPDPIYFNTDCKITIQQMGGAGRDLIRGIAKAGGKVKPISVMTAKGLIKLLEEPAFPDINDDKFPADEWVNFYRVDNYSATAYFYLDKPENELPPLQPLTERLTGIL, from the coding sequence ATGATAAGAACATTGTACGGTACGCTCCTGTTGCTCCTTTTTTGCGGGATAGTACAGGCACAGGAATTATACGATCTGCCAGCCGGCGCTGAAAGCCGTTGGATCAGTTTAGAGAACATTACCGGTGCCAAAGGAAAAGGCGGCATGGAAAACAAGGGAGCAAAAGGGCATGCTTCTGAATGGCTGAAAGCAGGTGAAAGTAAAGTAATGATGGACTATGAGGGTGCCGGTGTGATCAACCGCATCTGGCTGACCATCATAGACAGAAGCCCGGCAGCACTGCGTTCCATGTATATAGAAATGTATTGGGACGGTGCCACCAAACCTGCGGTATCTGTGCCGCTGGGGGATTTCTTTGGAATTGGCTTAGGCCGCAGAACAGCTTTTCAGAGTGCGTTGTTCTCAGATCCTGAAGGCAAGTCTTTCAACTGTAATATTCCCATGCCTTTTAAAAAGCATGCAAAGATCGTACTGGTGAATGCATCAAAAGTTAACCAGCTGTTGTTCTATGATATAAACCTTACACGCCTGAAGAAGCATCCGAAAGAAATTGCTTATTTCCATGCATGGTGGAGTACAAATGCGAATAGCAGCAAACTGGGAGAAGACTTTGAAATACTGCCACGCATAAAAGGGAAGGGCCGCTTCTTAGGTACTAACCTGAGCATTATCGCCGATAAAATTTATGGAGATACCTGGTTTGGTGAAGGAGAAGTGAAAGCATACCTGGATGGCGATAAAGAATATCCCACACTGGCAGGTACCGGTACGGAAGACTACATAGGCTCTGCCTGGAACTTAGGCGCTTTTTCGCACTTATACCAGGGCGCACCGATCGTTGACAAAGCAAAGAAACAATTTGCTTTCTACCGCTATCACATCCCTGATCCGATATACTTTAACACGGATTGTAAGATCACCATCCAGCAAATGGGTGGAGCAGGAAGGGACCTGATCAGGGGAATTGCTAAGGCTGGCGGTAAAGTAAAACCGATCTCGGTGATGACGGCAAAAGGATTGATCAAGCTATTGGAAGAACCCGCTTTCCCCGATATCAATGATGATAAATTCCCGGCGGATGAATGGGTGAACTTTTACAGGGTGGATAATTATTCTGCCACCGCTTATTTCTACCTGGATAAACCAGAGAATGAACTGCCTCCGCTGCAGCCATTAACAGAACGACTGACAGGCATACTTTGA
- a CDS encoding alpha-galactosidase: MKRKLLIIVLSVFYPAAQLLAQQQIAIETNHLQWLLQVNEKGKLYQSYLGEKLSTPAEVKASRHQAYIAAGMNDLFEPAIRVTHKDGNPSLDLVFAGVETKKEDANTSTTIITLKDPVYPIQVKLHLTAYYRENIFKSFTEITHQEKGTVTLHNYASAMLHFDAPHYWLTQFHGDWAEEMKVQETELTSGIKILDSKLGSRAHMYQPPFFFLSLDQPADENNGEVLAGTLAWSGNFRFAFEVDEQNALRMIAGMNNYAADYPLPAGKSFITPAFIFTYSTTGKGTASRNFHSWAGKYGVMDGDSSRMVLLNNWEATGFDFDEQKLTSLFAETRKLGADLFLLDDGWFANKYPRNSDHAGLGDWEENKAKLPHGIGHLVKEATANQIKFGIWLEPEMINPRSKLYEDHPDWVLKLPNRPEDYFRNQLVLDLVNPAVQDFVYDVVDKLLTKNPGIAYIKWDCNRMMTNAWSPFLKEQQSSLSIAYTQSLYKILEKLRVKYPHLPMMLCSGGGGRVDYGALRYFTEFWPSDNTDGLERVFMQWGYSYFFPSFTISSHVTSWGKQSLKFRTDVAMMGRLGYDIDVNKFTEEEWRFSQEAIKNYNRLKDVIAHGALYRLVSPYKERRAVLMYVNDNKTKSVLFAYNLHTQYGEQFRKVRLNGLDPQKKYTVKEINAEGKESAYSGDYLMKIGLPVSSEKELTSKVFEITAM; encoded by the coding sequence ATGAAAAGGAAACTACTCATCATCGTATTGTCTGTATTCTATCCGGCTGCGCAGCTATTGGCGCAGCAACAGATCGCAATTGAAACAAATCACCTGCAATGGCTATTGCAGGTAAATGAAAAAGGAAAACTGTACCAAAGTTACCTTGGTGAAAAACTATCCACACCGGCAGAAGTAAAAGCCAGCCGGCACCAGGCGTATATAGCAGCTGGTATGAACGACCTTTTTGAACCTGCTATAAGAGTGACCCACAAAGACGGCAATCCTTCTTTAGACCTGGTATTTGCAGGAGTTGAAACAAAAAAAGAAGATGCCAACACCAGTACTACTATTATCACCTTAAAAGATCCCGTATACCCTATCCAGGTAAAGCTGCATCTCACGGCCTATTACCGGGAGAACATCTTTAAAAGCTTTACAGAGATCACACACCAGGAAAAAGGGACCGTCACCCTGCACAACTATGCTTCTGCGATGTTACATTTTGATGCGCCACATTACTGGCTTACACAATTCCATGGCGACTGGGCAGAGGAAATGAAGGTCCAGGAAACAGAATTAACCAGCGGGATCAAGATCCTGGACAGTAAATTAGGTTCCCGTGCGCATATGTACCAGCCACCTTTTTTCTTTCTCTCCTTAGATCAGCCGGCTGATGAAAACAATGGAGAAGTACTGGCAGGTACACTGGCATGGTCAGGTAACTTCCGGTTTGCGTTTGAAGTGGATGAACAGAATGCGCTGCGTATGATAGCCGGCATGAATAATTATGCTGCTGATTATCCTTTACCGGCTGGTAAATCTTTTATTACACCGGCATTTATATTCACCTATTCCACTACGGGTAAAGGAACTGCCAGCCGGAACTTTCATAGCTGGGCAGGTAAATATGGGGTAATGGATGGAGATAGTTCCAGGATGGTATTGCTCAATAACTGGGAAGCCACAGGTTTTGATTTTGATGAACAAAAACTGACCTCCCTCTTTGCCGAAACCCGTAAACTCGGTGCAGACCTCTTTCTGCTGGACGATGGCTGGTTTGCTAATAAATACCCCCGGAATAGTGATCATGCCGGATTGGGCGACTGGGAGGAAAATAAAGCCAAACTGCCACATGGCATTGGTCACCTGGTAAAAGAAGCCACTGCCAACCAGATAAAGTTTGGCATCTGGCTGGAGCCGGAAATGATAAACCCCAGGAGTAAATTGTACGAAGATCATCCGGATTGGGTACTGAAACTACCTAACCGCCCGGAAGATTACTTCCGCAACCAGCTGGTGCTGGACCTTGTAAATCCGGCCGTACAGGATTTTGTATATGATGTGGTAGATAAACTGCTGACAAAAAATCCCGGCATTGCTTATATCAAATGGGATTGCAACCGTATGATGACGAATGCATGGTCTCCCTTCCTGAAAGAACAACAATCTTCTTTATCTATTGCCTACACACAAAGCCTGTATAAAATACTGGAGAAGCTCCGTGTAAAGTATCCGCATCTTCCCATGATGCTTTGCTCCGGCGGTGGCGGCCGGGTGGATTATGGGGCATTACGTTACTTCACGGAATTCTGGCCCAGCGATAATACAGATGGGTTGGAAAGGGTGTTTATGCAGTGGGGATATTCTTACTTCTTCCCTTCCTTTACAATTTCCAGCCATGTTACCTCCTGGGGCAAACAATCCCTGAAGTTCAGAACAGATGTAGCCATGATGGGGCGCCTGGGTTATGATATAGATGTGAACAAGTTCACGGAAGAAGAGTGGCGTTTCAGCCAGGAGGCCATCAAAAACTACAATCGCTTAAAAGATGTGATCGCGCATGGTGCATTATACCGCCTGGTATCTCCTTATAAAGAAAGAAGGGCCGTACTGATGTATGTCAATGATAATAAAACGAAGTCCGTATTATTCGCTTACAATCTTCATACACAATATGGGGAACAATTCCGTAAGGTGCGTTTAAACGGGCTTGATCCACAAAAGAAATATACAGTGAAAGAGATCAACGCGGAAGGAAAGGAATCAGCCTATTCAGGAGACTATCTGATGAAAATAGGTTTACCGGTTTCTTCGGAAAAAGAATTAACCAGCAAGGTATTTGAAATAACAGCCATGTAA
- a CDS encoding GntR family transcriptional regulator, with the protein MQDIYEQIHELEGIPGMSKHEQLVQGIINTINARLLSRGDALPSVNKLISELGFARETIARGYKELVERGIVTSRNRKGFFVSSNDTGQQLKVALLLFAFDTFQETFYKTFRANIGENIQLDVFFHHNNIEVFESIVSTIKGRYGMYVVAPIPHPKTAEILKVLPMDKFLMIDRHEPLEADYSYIVQEFGESSYQVFCSLAETIRRYDEMIFYYRPATDTPIEILKAFKRFIKDCKIKGVIKTAYLPGTVAKGKVYYTINNTELWSILKDCTEKELIPGKDVGILSHNDDIVKEIICNGITTYSTDFELMAAKAADFVLSREKIQEVLPTILIRRKSL; encoded by the coding sequence ATGCAGGATATATATGAACAGATACATGAGCTGGAAGGGATACCCGGTATGTCCAAACACGAGCAGCTGGTGCAGGGGATCATCAATACTATTAATGCCAGGTTATTGTCCAGGGGAGATGCCCTGCCTTCCGTGAATAAACTGATCAGCGAACTGGGCTTTGCCCGGGAAACAATTGCCAGGGGATATAAGGAATTAGTAGAAAGAGGTATTGTGACTTCCCGCAACAGGAAAGGTTTTTTTGTAAGCAGCAATGATACAGGCCAGCAACTGAAAGTAGCTTTGCTCCTGTTTGCCTTCGACACCTTCCAGGAAACGTTCTATAAAACCTTCCGCGCTAATATCGGCGAAAACATCCAGCTGGATGTTTTCTTCCATCATAATAATATAGAGGTATTCGAATCCATTGTGTCTACCATTAAAGGGCGGTACGGTATGTATGTTGTAGCACCCATTCCACATCCTAAAACAGCGGAGATCCTGAAAGTGCTGCCAATGGATAAATTCCTGATGATCGACCGGCATGAACCCTTAGAGGCAGACTACTCCTACATTGTACAGGAATTCGGGGAATCATCCTACCAGGTATTCTGCTCTTTAGCAGAAACCATCCGGCGTTATGACGAAATGATCTTCTATTATCGTCCGGCTACGGATACGCCCATAGAAATACTCAAAGCCTTCAAACGCTTTATCAAAGACTGTAAAATAAAGGGCGTGATCAAAACAGCATATCTGCCCGGTACCGTAGCCAAAGGGAAGGTTTATTATACGATCAATAACACAGAGCTATGGTCCATCCTGAAAGATTGTACAGAAAAGGAACTGATACCCGGAAAGGATGTAGGCATACTCTCACATAATGATGATATCGTGAAGGAGATCATTTGTAACGGTATCACCACTTATTCCACGGACTTTGAACTCATGGCAGCGAAAGCTGCAGACTTTGTACTGAGTAGGGAAAAGATTCAGGAAGTATTACCCACTATCCTTATCAGAAGGAAATCATTGTAA